A window of Paenibacillus polygoni contains these coding sequences:
- a CDS encoding DUF1292 domain-containing protein — MTDFPFTRADLTITTRLQEAFGTEVELEEANGKSVPYELLAEFEVQGQGYAVLQSLTSKNEEYELLRVEFTAEGLPELHTIEDDEEWENIAELYDEWSLPDDQG; from the coding sequence ATGACCGATTTTCCTTTTACAAGAGCGGATCTAACCATTACGACTCGCTTGCAAGAAGCATTTGGAACAGAGGTTGAGCTTGAAGAAGCGAATGGTAAATCTGTTCCTTATGAATTGCTCGCTGAGTTTGAAGTGCAAGGTCAGGGTTATGCTGTATTACAATCCTTAACAAGTAAGAACGAGGAATATGAACTTTTGCGTGTGGAATTTACAGCAGAAGGACTTCCCGAACTTCATACCATTGAAGATGATGAAGAATGGGAAAATATTGCGGAACTCTATGATGAATGGTCTTTACCTGACGATCAAGGTTAA
- a CDS encoding DUF1292 domain-containing protein, producing MTDIQMGMEEDREIIYITDEEGNDEEFEVLMTFDVDGSDAKYMMVVPVDVNDDEEESEVYAFRYEEEGDDIKLFMIQDEAEWAIVEETFNTLVDSEDDEENV from the coding sequence ATGACTGATATTCAAATGGGTATGGAAGAGGATCGCGAGATCATATATATTACGGACGAAGAAGGTAATGACGAAGAGTTTGAGGTGCTCATGACCTTTGATGTAGATGGATCAGACGCTAAATATATGATGGTTGTTCCAGTCGATGTGAACGATGACGAAGAAGAGTCTGAGGTTTATGCCTTCCGTTATGAAGAAGAAGGGGACGACATCAAACTATTTATGATTCAAGATGAAGCAGAATGGGCGATTGTGGAAGAAACTTTTAATACTCTCGTCGATTCAGAAGACGATGAGGAGAATGTATAG
- the ruvX gene encoding Holliday junction resolvase RuvX, with protein MKILGLDYGDRRIGVALSDAFGWTAQGLEVIERRRDGDEIARITELVKMNEVSEIVVGLPKNMNGTVGPRGEICIEFAETLRETLDLPVHLWDERLSTVSAERTLVDADVSRKKRKKVVDKMAASLILQNYLDAKSTR; from the coding sequence ATGAAGATCTTAGGCTTAGATTATGGCGACCGCAGAATTGGCGTTGCGCTTAGTGACGCCTTTGGCTGGACTGCTCAGGGTTTAGAAGTTATTGAACGGCGCCGCGATGGGGACGAGATTGCACGAATCACTGAACTTGTCAAAATGAACGAGGTAAGTGAAATCGTCGTCGGGTTACCCAAGAACATGAACGGCACCGTGGGTCCCCGTGGTGAGATCTGCATTGAATTTGCAGAAACGCTACGGGAAACATTGGACTTGCCCGTACACCTATGGGATGAAAGGCTCAGCACCGTTTCGGCGGAACGTACGCTGGTTGATGCCGACGTAAGCCGAAAGAAGCGTAAAAAGGTTGTGGACAAAATGGCCGCAAGCCTGATATTACAAAATTATTTAGATGCCAAAAGTACAAGGTGA
- a CDS encoding IreB family regulatory phosphoprotein: MDSMDKTVKFNVKGDVEEASAQEILLKVYDSLQEKDYNPINQMVGYLISGDPAYIPRHNNARSLVRKKERDELIEELVRSYLANHR; the protein is encoded by the coding sequence ATGGACTCCATGGATAAGACAGTTAAATTTAATGTGAAAGGCGATGTGGAAGAGGCTTCTGCACAAGAGATTCTTCTTAAAGTGTATGACTCCCTTCAAGAAAAAGATTACAACCCCATTAATCAAATGGTGGGCTATCTTATTTCCGGGGATCCTGCTTATATCCCGCGCCACAACAATGCAAGAAGTCTGGTCCGCAAAAAAGAACGCGACGAACTGATTGAAGAATTAGTACGTTCTTATCTGGCCAATCACCGATAA
- the alaS gene encoding alanine--tRNA ligase, which yields MKASEIRSKWIEFFKTKNHKIEPSASLVPHNDPSLLWINAGMAPLKPYFDGRVKPENPRIANSQKCIRTNDIENVGKTRRHHTFFEMLGNFSIGDYFKEEAVTWAWEFLTDKKWIGFDPERLSVTVYPEDEEAFKLWNEKIGLPAERIIKLEENFWDIGEGPCGPCTEIFYDRGEAYGNDPEDPELYPGGENERYLEVWNLVFSQFNHNKDGSYTPLPNKNIDTGAGLERFASILQNVDSNFDTDLFQPTIQRTAEMAGVKYNDSVEIDVALKVIADHVRTVAFAVGDGVLPSNEGRGYVIRRLLRRAVRYGKVLGLDRPFMYELTQQVADVMGVYYPEVVEKREFIAKVIKTEEERFHETLSDGLAILADISGQAKANGQTVISGSDAFKLYDTYGFPFDLTEDYAAEHGLTVDREGFDKAMEEQRNRARSARQDNASMKVQGGAISELTVKSEFVGYNDLVTEAKVVAIIRDEQMVDSVSEGDTCQIVLDRTSFYAESGGQVSDEGILRGESVLATVKGLFKAPLGQHVHMVTIDSGELRVGDTIKAEVDKTSREAIVKNHTATHLLHKALKEVLGDHVNQAGSLVEPGRLRFDFSHFGGISPEELAVIERKVNEQIWRQIPVVIEYKSIDEAKAMGAMALFGEKYGDIVRVVQVGDYSLELCGGCHVNNTSEIGLFKLVSESGIGSGVRRIEALTGRGAYEYMESQLDLLKQAAASLKSNLNDVPKRIDALHAQVKELTRENESLQGKLSSIEAGQLTDKVVQHGDTKVLTARVEAAGMDTLRTLADELKVKLPDTVIVLGAAAEEKVNFVVIVPQDQVKKGLHAGKIVKEVAAVCGGGGGGRPDMAQAGGKDAAKLDEALRLAEQIIAG from the coding sequence ATGAAGGCAAGTGAAATCCGTTCCAAATGGATCGAGTTTTTTAAAACCAAAAATCATAAAATTGAACCGAGTGCATCGCTTGTACCTCATAACGATCCCTCTCTATTATGGATCAATGCAGGTATGGCGCCGCTTAAACCTTACTTTGACGGCCGTGTAAAACCGGAGAACCCGCGTATTGCGAACTCTCAGAAATGTATTCGTACCAACGATATTGAGAATGTAGGGAAAACACGCAGACACCATACGTTCTTTGAGATGCTGGGGAACTTCTCCATCGGCGACTATTTTAAAGAAGAAGCAGTAACGTGGGCATGGGAATTCTTAACTGATAAAAAATGGATTGGTTTTGATCCGGAGCGCTTGTCCGTTACGGTGTACCCAGAAGATGAAGAAGCTTTCAAACTATGGAATGAAAAAATTGGCCTGCCTGCAGAGCGCATCATTAAATTAGAAGAGAATTTCTGGGATATCGGTGAAGGTCCTTGCGGCCCATGTACAGAAATTTTCTACGACCGCGGAGAAGCGTACGGCAATGATCCGGAGGATCCAGAACTGTATCCTGGCGGAGAAAATGAACGTTATCTTGAAGTATGGAACCTCGTATTCTCCCAGTTCAACCATAACAAAGATGGCAGCTACACGCCGCTTCCGAACAAGAACATTGATACAGGTGCTGGACTTGAGCGTTTTGCATCCATTTTGCAGAACGTAGACTCTAACTTTGATACCGATCTATTTCAGCCTACCATTCAGCGTACGGCAGAAATGGCTGGTGTGAAATATAACGACAGCGTAGAAATTGATGTAGCACTGAAAGTAATCGCTGACCATGTTCGTACGGTAGCTTTTGCAGTAGGTGATGGGGTACTTCCTTCTAATGAAGGCCGTGGATATGTCATCCGCAGATTGCTGCGCCGCGCCGTTCGTTATGGAAAAGTACTTGGACTCGATCGTCCATTTATGTATGAGCTGACACAGCAGGTTGCTGATGTAATGGGCGTATACTACCCAGAGGTCGTAGAAAAACGCGAATTCATTGCGAAGGTAATTAAAACAGAAGAAGAACGCTTCCATGAAACGCTAAGCGACGGTCTTGCTATTCTTGCTGATATCAGCGGACAAGCAAAAGCAAACGGACAAACTGTGATCAGCGGCAGCGATGCTTTTAAATTGTATGATACTTATGGTTTCCCGTTTGATCTTACCGAAGATTATGCAGCAGAACATGGGCTGACGGTTGACCGCGAAGGCTTTGATAAAGCAATGGAAGAACAACGGAATCGTGCACGTTCAGCACGCCAAGATAACGCTAGTATGAAAGTTCAAGGCGGAGCGATCTCGGAGCTTACGGTTAAAAGTGAATTTGTTGGATATAATGACCTCGTGACTGAAGCGAAAGTCGTAGCGATTATTCGTGACGAGCAGATGGTGGATTCCGTAAGTGAAGGCGATACTTGTCAGATCGTTCTAGACCGTACTTCCTTCTATGCGGAAAGCGGCGGACAAGTGAGTGACGAAGGTATTTTGCGCGGTGAGAGTGTTCTTGCTACAGTAAAAGGTCTCTTCAAAGCGCCTCTTGGACAACATGTTCATATGGTAACCATCGATTCCGGGGAACTTCGTGTTGGAGATACGATCAAGGCTGAAGTAGATAAAACCAGTCGTGAAGCGATTGTAAAAAACCATACAGCAACACATTTGCTGCATAAGGCACTAAAAGAAGTGTTAGGAGACCATGTGAATCAAGCAGGTTCTCTTGTAGAACCAGGACGCTTGCGGTTTGACTTCTCTCACTTTGGCGGCATTTCACCAGAAGAACTGGCTGTTATTGAACGCAAAGTAAATGAACAAATCTGGAGACAAATTCCGGTTGTGATCGAATATAAATCCATTGATGAAGCAAAAGCAATGGGGGCTATGGCTCTATTCGGTGAAAAGTATGGTGATATTGTTCGCGTGGTACAGGTGGGTGATTACAGCCTAGAACTGTGCGGAGGTTGTCATGTAAATAATACGTCCGAGATCGGTTTGTTTAAACTTGTGAGTGAAAGCGGAATTGGGTCTGGCGTAAGACGGATCGAAGCTTTGACAGGACGCGGAGCATATGAATACATGGAAAGTCAGTTAGATCTTTTAAAACAAGCAGCAGCTTCGCTCAAATCAAATCTAAATGATGTTCCAAAACGGATTGATGCATTGCATGCCCAGGTCAAGGAACTCACTCGTGAGAATGAATCCTTGCAAGGAAAACTTAGCTCCATCGAAGCAGGACAACTTACGGATAAAGTAGTGCAGCATGGAGATACCAAAGTTCTTACGGCTCGCGTTGAAGCAGCGGGAATGGATACACTTCGTACACTTGCAGATGAGCTTAAAGTGAAATTGCCTGATACGGTGATTGTTCTTGGTGCTGCAGCAGAGGAGAAAGTTAACTTCGTTGTCATTGTCCCTCAAGATCAAGTGAAAAAAGGTCTGCATGCCGGTAAAATTGTGAAAGAAGTCGCTGCAGTATGCGGCGGCGGTGGCGGTGGACGCCCTGATATGGCTCAAGCTGGCGGTAAAGATGCGGCTAAGCTGGATGAAGCACTTCGTCTTGCTGAACAAATTATTGCGGGATAA
- a CDS encoding AI-2E family transporter, which yields MEQLSKNKLFRYGLLVLLALVILYFVWLLRPMLLGIYGFLKAIFAPFLVALIISYVLNPIVSMLGGRKVPRTIAVLLIYAVFLTSLAVILMNVIPMFIEQLEQLNEHLPELNMHAQSLLNNMNSNLIPPGVRVGINGWMYQMENKLASGISVFMDNIGATISTIFNIFIVPFLIFYMLKDFDVMEKAVVSYLPRTQRKSIVMLLKEIDTALGNYIRGQFLVCIIVGVFAYIGYMVIGMPYALILASMVSVFNIVPYLGPFLGAAPAVVMASTISVKMLIFVIVVNTLCQILESNVISPQVVGRTLHLHPLTIIFALLVGGELAGIVGLILAVPVFAVLKVVCQHFFLYYIKRKTIE from the coding sequence GTGGAACAACTATCAAAAAACAAGCTGTTCCGTTACGGACTGCTCGTGCTGCTGGCCCTCGTCATTCTGTATTTTGTGTGGCTGCTGCGTCCCATGCTGCTAGGAATTTACGGTTTTTTAAAAGCCATATTTGCCCCTTTTCTAGTGGCATTAATCATTTCATATGTACTTAATCCGATTGTTTCTATGCTTGGAGGACGTAAAGTTCCGCGTACCATCGCCGTTCTGCTCATCTACGCTGTATTTCTGACATCTCTGGCTGTCATTTTGATGAATGTCATACCGATGTTTATTGAACAATTGGAGCAACTGAATGAACATTTGCCTGAGCTGAATATGCATGCTCAAAGCTTGCTGAATAATATGAACAGTAATCTTATTCCACCAGGCGTTCGTGTAGGGATTAATGGCTGGATGTATCAGATGGAGAATAAGCTGGCTTCCGGGATTTCTGTTTTTATGGATAATATCGGGGCTACCATCAGCACCATTTTCAATATTTTCATCGTACCTTTCTTAATCTTTTATATGCTTAAAGATTTTGATGTGATGGAAAAAGCCGTTGTTTCCTATTTACCCCGTACGCAGCGAAAATCGATTGTCATGCTTCTTAAAGAGATTGATACTGCCCTTGGTAATTATATAAGAGGACAATTTCTGGTGTGTATTATTGTGGGTGTGTTTGCCTATATTGGTTATATGGTGATCGGAATGCCTTACGCACTTATTCTAGCAAGTATGGTGAGTGTGTTTAACATCGTCCCCTATTTGGGACCATTTCTTGGGGCAGCACCTGCCGTAGTGATGGCTTCCACCATATCAGTGAAAATGTTGATCTTTGTCATTGTCGTAAATACACTATGCCAAATTCTCGAAAGTAATGTCATCTCGCCTCAGGTTGTGGGGAGAACGCTTCATTTACATCCATTGACCATTATTTTTGCCCTCCTCGTTGGGGGAGAACTGGCAGGCATTGTGGGGTTAATTCTGGCTGTTCCGGTCTTTGCGGTGTTAAAGGTGGTCTGCCAGCATTTCTTCTTGTACTATATCAAGCGTAAAACTATTGAGTAA
- a CDS encoding PRC-barrel domain-containing protein — MKFQEMIGLAVFDIEEGKKIGKICDFILTTDWQLAGIELDGRSLFSKQVKTVSWEDILAYGNDAVMIRNKQAVRKTEADNIKYSYLKGHHKLRDMTVMTQEGLQLGRITDVYFDQKMGKNILGLEISDGFVMDLMEGRKWLPRTDEMKIGEHTVVVPTASEQHLVDAIHSVNG, encoded by the coding sequence ATGAAATTTCAAGAAATGATTGGACTTGCTGTATTCGATATTGAAGAAGGCAAGAAGATCGGCAAAATTTGCGATTTTATTTTAACAACTGATTGGCAGCTTGCCGGAATTGAATTGGATGGAAGATCTCTTTTTTCTAAACAAGTCAAAACGGTGTCTTGGGAAGACATCCTTGCTTATGGCAACGATGCTGTAATGATTCGAAACAAACAGGCTGTCCGTAAAACGGAAGCTGACAACATAAAATATAGTTATTTAAAAGGACATCATAAACTCAGGGATATGACCGTGATGACGCAGGAAGGTCTGCAGCTCGGACGGATCACCGATGTTTATTTTGACCAAAAAATGGGGAAGAATATATTAGGACTTGAAATCAGTGATGGTTTTGTAATGGATCTGATGGAAGGTCGTAAATGGTTGCCTCGCACGGATGAAATGAAGATAGGTGAACATACAGTCGTAGTTCCTACGGCAAGCGAGCAGCATTTAGTAGATGCTATTCATTCTGTTAACGGATAG
- a CDS encoding cysteine desulfurase family protein — MFEVMTGQFGNASSVHAFGRAAKRSVSEARDKMAAYLGSSPDELVFTSGGTESDNLAIFGTVAAAQHKGKHIITSQIEHHAVLHACKSLEKQGYEVTYLPVDSYGMIDTADVEAAIRPDTILISIMYVNNEVGTVQNIEEIGRIAKAHDIPLHVDAVQALGSIPIHLHQLPVDLMSFSAHKINGPQGIGLLYVRKGIKLEPMNYGGLQERKRRAGTENLAGIVGFAKALELLQKTMEQRMSQDTALRQFFIEELQKEAGEKAIVVNGHPHQTVPHIVNVSFPEVKTETMLMNLDVEGIAAASGSACTSGSLERSHVLEAMNLPKEIMDSAIRFSFGLGNSKKDLEYTAKKVGTILKRLRNRA; from the coding sequence ATGTTTGAGGTAATGACTGGCCAGTTCGGTAACGCATCAAGCGTGCACGCTTTCGGGCGTGCCGCAAAGCGTTCCGTAAGTGAAGCTAGGGATAAGATGGCGGCTTATTTGGGCTCTTCTCCGGACGAGCTTGTTTTTACTTCGGGCGGAACTGAGAGTGATAACTTGGCCATCTTTGGCACAGTAGCTGCTGCGCAGCATAAAGGAAAACATATCATCACTAGTCAAATTGAGCACCATGCAGTGCTTCATGCTTGTAAGTCACTGGAGAAGCAAGGGTATGAAGTTACGTACCTCCCAGTTGATTCCTATGGAATGATCGACACAGCTGATGTAGAGGCAGCGATTAGACCAGACACGATTTTGATTAGCATTATGTATGTCAATAATGAAGTAGGCACAGTCCAAAATATAGAAGAGATTGGCCGGATTGCAAAAGCTCATGACATTCCTCTTCACGTGGATGCCGTGCAAGCACTCGGTTCTATTCCAATACACCTACACCAGTTGCCTGTAGATCTGATGAGTTTTTCCGCTCACAAAATTAATGGACCTCAAGGAATCGGACTGCTATATGTGCGCAAAGGAATAAAGCTTGAGCCGATGAACTATGGCGGGCTGCAGGAGAGAAAACGCCGTGCGGGAACAGAGAATCTGGCGGGAATCGTAGGTTTTGCTAAAGCACTGGAACTCTTGCAGAAGACGATGGAGCAGCGGATGTCACAGGATACGGCTCTGCGTCAATTTTTTATTGAAGAGCTGCAAAAAGAAGCAGGAGAAAAGGCAATCGTTGTCAACGGACATCCGCATCAAACGGTACCCCACATTGTGAATGTCAGTTTCCCAGAAGTGAAAACAGAAACGATGCTGATGAATTTGGATGTAGAAGGGATTGCTGCGGCAAGCGGCTCGGCTTGTACATCGGGTTCTCTTGAACGTTCTCATGTCCTTGAAGCTATGAATTTGCCAAAAGAAATTATGGATTCAGCGATTCGATTTAGCTTTGGTTTGGGTAATAGTAAAAAAGATTTGGAATATACAGCAAAAAAAGTTGGAACCATCCTGAAACGCCTGCGTAATAGAGCGTAA
- the cymR gene encoding cysteine metabolism transcriptional regulator CymR, translating to MKISTKGRYGLTIMMELSGRFGEGPTSLKSIAEKNQLSEHYLEQLIAPLRNAGLVKSIRGAYGGYILAREPHTITAGDVIRVLEGPISPVDFTEEDDPAKRDLWIRIRNSIADVLDSTTLQDLISYKEKSDADNYMFYI from the coding sequence TTGAAAATATCAACCAAAGGCCGTTATGGATTAACAATTATGATGGAACTCTCTGGTCGTTTTGGCGAAGGACCGACTTCACTGAAAAGTATTGCAGAGAAAAATCAACTTTCGGAACATTATCTAGAGCAACTCATCGCTCCGCTTCGTAATGCGGGACTTGTAAAAAGTATTCGCGGTGCGTACGGCGGATATATTTTAGCTCGTGAGCCTCACACGATTACAGCAGGAGACGTAATACGTGTACTTGAAGGACCGATTTCGCCGGTTGACTTTACAGAAGAAGATGATCCGGCAAAACGTGATTTATGGATCCGTATCCGAAACAGTATTGCGGATGTGCTTGATTCGACGACATTACAAGATCTTATCTCTTATAAAGAAAAATCCGACGCGGATAACTATATGTTCTATATTTAA
- the mnmA gene encoding tRNA 2-thiouridine(34) synthase MnmA, translated as MSNDNKNTRVIVGMSGGVDSSVTALLLKEQGYDVIGIFMKNWDDTDEFGHCTAEDDAEDVRRVCEQLDIPYYTVNFEKEYFDKVFSYFLDEYKSGRTPNPDVMCNREIKFGEFLNKALDLGADYVATGHYARLVQEDGKYTLLRGVDNNKDQTYFLNALSQEQLSKAMFPIGHLPKPEVRRLAEEAGLYTAKKKDSTGVCFIGERNFKEFLSGYLPAKSGDMVDIETGEVKGRHDGLMYYTLGQRQGLGIGGSGNGQPWFVADKDLEKNILYVVQGDQHPSLYSTGLIATSVNWIAGSDQTPKEPFHCTAKFRYRQPDQGVTLTWREDGTVHVAFDQQQKAITPGQAVVFYDGDVCLGGGTIDQVEKVPYESNILV; from the coding sequence ATGTCTAACGACAACAAAAACACCCGCGTCATCGTCGGCATGTCGGGAGGCGTTGATTCCTCCGTCACAGCACTGCTACTCAAAGAGCAGGGTTACGACGTCATCGGTATTTTCATGAAAAACTGGGACGACACCGATGAATTCGGACACTGCACGGCAGAAGATGATGCGGAAGATGTCCGCCGCGTCTGTGAACAACTGGATATCCCTTATTATACAGTTAACTTCGAGAAAGAATATTTTGATAAAGTATTCTCCTATTTCCTCGATGAATATAAGTCCGGACGGACACCGAATCCTGATGTCATGTGTAACCGCGAGATCAAGTTCGGAGAATTTCTCAACAAAGCGCTTGATCTTGGCGCAGATTATGTCGCAACAGGACATTATGCAAGACTCGTTCAAGAAGATGGAAAATACACACTTCTTCGCGGCGTAGACAATAACAAGGATCAAACTTACTTCCTAAATGCCCTCAGTCAAGAACAACTTTCTAAAGCGATGTTCCCGATCGGGCACCTTCCTAAACCGGAAGTTCGTCGCTTAGCGGAGGAGGCAGGTCTATATACTGCCAAGAAAAAAGACAGTACTGGCGTATGTTTTATAGGTGAACGTAATTTCAAAGAATTCCTCTCTGGTTATTTGCCAGCTAAATCCGGAGACATGGTGGACATCGAGACGGGTGAAGTAAAAGGCCGTCACGATGGACTCATGTACTACACCCTCGGTCAGCGTCAAGGTCTGGGAATCGGTGGTTCAGGTAACGGACAACCTTGGTTTGTAGCTGACAAAGATCTGGAGAAGAACATTCTTTACGTCGTTCAAGGTGATCAGCATCCAAGCCTGTATTCAACAGGACTTATTGCGACAAGTGTGAACTGGATTGCGGGCAGCGATCAAACACCGAAGGAACCATTCCATTGCACTGCCAAGTTCAGATATCGCCAGCCTGATCAAGGTGTTACTTTGACATGGCGTGAAGACGGTACGGTTCATGTTGCTTTTGATCAACAGCAAAAGGCAATCACCCCGGGACAAGCCGTTGTATTCTATGATGGTGATGTATGTCTTGGAGGCGGAACGATTGATCAAGTTGAAAAAGTGCCGTATGAGTCTAACATCCTGGTATAA
- a CDS encoding IS3 family transposase, protein MYQAIKELHGEKGYALTKLCELAGIARSAYYKWLKWTPSTRELENLKLAKEVKCRYDKRKGILGYRQMRIQLNRKLKKGYNRKRYYRIMRALELRAVIRKKRPNYVKAPALHIAENVMNRKFQADAPNQKWCTDVTELKYGNGRKAYLSAIIDGYDNSVVSWVLSHSNNNELVMNTVKKAYKRNPGAKPLLHSDRGFQYTSHEYQRLQKKYKFRTSMSRVSRCLDNQPIERFWGTFKTESFYLEKYDTYDNLLRSVRTYIHYYNNFRYTERLNGLSPNEYRQAA, encoded by the coding sequence ATCTATCAAGCGATTAAGGAACTGCATGGCGAAAAGGGATATGCACTCACCAAGCTCTGTGAGCTCGCAGGAATCGCCCGATCTGCCTATTATAAGTGGCTGAAATGGACGCCATCCACCAGGGAACTCGAAAATCTTAAACTCGCCAAGGAAGTCAAGTGTCGCTATGACAAACGAAAAGGGATACTCGGTTATCGCCAAATGCGTATTCAGTTAAATCGCAAACTAAAAAAAGGCTACAACCGTAAACGCTATTACCGTATCATGCGCGCCCTTGAACTAAGGGCAGTGATTCGCAAAAAGCGGCCAAATTACGTGAAAGCTCCAGCCCTTCATATTGCAGAGAATGTCATGAACCGAAAATTCCAAGCGGATGCCCCTAACCAAAAGTGGTGCACCGATGTAACAGAATTAAAGTACGGAAATGGCCGTAAGGCCTATTTGAGTGCCATTATTGACGGATATGACAACTCCGTGGTGTCATGGGTACTCAGCCATTCCAATAACAATGAACTCGTTATGAATACAGTAAAGAAAGCTTACAAAAGGAACCCAGGTGCTAAGCCACTCTTGCACAGTGATAGAGGTTTTCAATACACCTCACATGAATACCAACGACTTCAAAAGAAATACAAGTTTAGAACAAGTATGTCTCGTGTAAGTCGGTGTTTGGACAACCAACCTATTGAGCGATTCTGGGGTACCTTTAAAACAGAAAGCTTTTATCTGGAGAAATACGATACATACGACAATCTCCTTCGTAGTGTAAGAACTTATATCCATTATTACAATAATTTTCGATACACCGAACGACTTAACGGCTTATCCCCTAACGAATATCGGCAAGCAGCATAA
- a CDS encoding helix-turn-helix domain-containing protein: MSKRSPIPYEIKIQVVRRCLQHESNPNYEAKQLGIHKSTVTEWIRKYQAGGVEGLKKSKGWKAYSKELRLAAIQDALSGEHSVRSVVKKYHISSKSVLESWISKYTEGAKMKPTPKRMGSPHMNKGRKTTYEERIEIAQFTIAHDLDYQKAIDKYDVSYQQVYAWVRKYQTNGHEGLKDLRGRKKPLEELDEQERLKLRIKELEARNEYLEMENALAKKLAEIRRRNTH; encoded by the coding sequence ATGTCTAAAAGAAGCCCAATTCCATATGAAATTAAGATTCAGGTTGTAAGACGTTGCCTGCAGCATGAATCCAATCCCAACTACGAGGCAAAACAACTGGGGATCCATAAAAGCACGGTTACCGAATGGATAAGAAAATATCAAGCAGGTGGAGTGGAAGGTTTAAAAAAATCGAAAGGTTGGAAAGCTTACTCCAAAGAGTTACGACTGGCGGCGATACAAGATGCACTTTCTGGTGAACACTCTGTACGATCAGTGGTGAAAAAGTACCATATTTCGAGTAAATCTGTGTTAGAGAGCTGGATTTCCAAGTATACTGAAGGGGCGAAAATGAAACCAACTCCGAAAAGGATGGGATCCCCTCATATGAATAAAGGACGGAAAACGACTTACGAAGAACGTATTGAAATTGCACAATTCACCATCGCCCATGATTTAGATTACCAGAAAGCCATCGACAAGTACGATGTCTCTTATCAGCAAGTCTACGCCTGGGTTCGTAAATATCAAACGAATGGTCACGAAGGGTTAAAAGACCTCCGAGGTCGTAAAAAACCGCTAGAGGAGCTAGATGAACAGGAAAGATTAAAGCTTCGGATTAAGGAACTCGAAGCGCGTAATGAGTACCTTGAAATGGAGAATGCACTCGCAAAAAAGTTGGCAGAGATCCGGCGAAGAAATACACACTAA
- the crcB gene encoding fluoride efflux transporter CrcB: MIWLAGLGGIAGAMMRFSLGRYIMKRVNDDSPHPFPLGTWVINISGSLLLGVLFALSKEGLLSSVGWALLGTGFCGAYTTFSTFGYETMQLITANKIRKACMYVISSVTLGLIAAWIGIWGVSLFIH, from the coding sequence ATGATTTGGTTAGCAGGATTGGGCGGAATTGCCGGAGCTATGATGAGATTTTCGTTAGGACGTTACATCATGAAAAGAGTAAACGATGATTCACCGCACCCATTTCCTTTGGGGACATGGGTTATTAATATCAGCGGATCGCTTTTGCTCGGTGTATTGTTCGCTTTATCGAAAGAAGGGTTGTTATCTTCTGTAGGGTGGGCACTGCTTGGCACTGGATTTTGCGGAGCGTATACCACGTTTTCCACATTCGGATATGAGACGATGCAGCTAATTACTGCTAATAAAATACGCAAAGCCTGCATGTATGTGATCAGTTCCGTTACGTTAGGGCTTATCGCTGCTTGGATCGGAATCTGGGGTGTCAGCCTCTTCATTCATTAA
- the crcB gene encoding fluoride efflux transporter CrcB gives MRELIYVGAGGFLGTILRYGVQSGLEPASSNFPLAVLLINLVGCFFLGWFFTVTPAKWRISAEWRLLIGTGFTGAFTTFSTFSVDSIHLLQGRQVGLAVSYILLSVVMGLLMSFIGIKAGERMTSSRYPGESKR, from the coding sequence ATGAGAGAACTGATATATGTAGGAGCAGGCGGTTTTCTGGGCACGATTCTTAGGTATGGAGTCCAGTCAGGGCTGGAGCCTGCATCTTCTAATTTTCCACTAGCGGTGCTGCTGATCAATTTAGTGGGATGTTTTTTTCTAGGGTGGTTTTTCACCGTTACCCCAGCGAAGTGGCGGATCTCTGCTGAATGGAGATTGCTTATCGGTACAGGATTTACGGGTGCATTTACTACCTTCTCTACTTTTTCGGTAGATAGTATTCATCTGTTGCAGGGGCGTCAAGTGGGACTAGCAGTAAGCTATATTTTGCTCAGTGTGGTTATGGGACTGCTTATGAGCTTTATCGGTATAAAAGCAGGGGAACGGATGACTTCCTCCCGCTATCCAGGGGAGAGTAAACGATGA